One Megalops cyprinoides isolate fMegCyp1 chromosome 4, fMegCyp1.pri, whole genome shotgun sequence genomic window carries:
- the LOC118777182 gene encoding LIM domain transcription factor LMO4.1-like isoform X1: MHRLSRPEMVNSQVTGGSPPRSCAGCGGRIADRFLLFSMERYWHTRCLKCSCCQAQLGEIGTTCYSKGGMILCRNDYIRLFGHSGACSACGQSIPASEMVMRAQGNVYHLKCFTCATCRNRLVPGDRFHYVNGTIFCEHDRPGGALLSSHLPPLQSNTVLPDQKVC; the protein is encoded by the exons gccTGAGATGGTGAACAGCCAGGTGACGGGCGGCTCGCCCCCGAGGTCGTGCGCGGGCTGCGGCGGCCGGATAGCGGACCGCTTCCTGCTCTTCTCCATGGAGCGGTACTGGCACACCCGCTGCCTGAAGTGTTCCTGCTGCCAAGCCCAGCTGGGCGAGATCGGCACCACCTGCTACAGCAAGGGCGGCATGATCCTCTGCCGGAACGACTACATCAG GCTGTTCGGACACAGCGGGGCTTGCAGCGCCTGCGGCCAGTCCATCCCCGCCAGCGAGATGGTGATGCGGGCGCAGGGCAACGTGTACCACCTCAAG TGTTTCACTTGCGCTACCTGCCGAAACAGGCTGGTGCCGGGCGACCGCTTCCACTACGTCAACGGCACCATCTTCTGCGAGCACGACCGGCCAGGCGGGGCCCTGCTGAGCAGTCACCTGCCCCCCCTGCAGAGCAACACAGTACTTCCAGACCAGAAG GTGTGCTGA
- the LOC118777182 gene encoding LIM domain transcription factor LMO4.1-like isoform X2: MVNSQVTGGSPPRSCAGCGGRIADRFLLFSMERYWHTRCLKCSCCQAQLGEIGTTCYSKGGMILCRNDYIRLFGHSGACSACGQSIPASEMVMRAQGNVYHLKCFTCATCRNRLVPGDRFHYVNGTIFCEHDRPGGALLSSHLPPLQSNTVLPDQKVC; encoded by the exons ATGGTGAACAGCCAGGTGACGGGCGGCTCGCCCCCGAGGTCGTGCGCGGGCTGCGGCGGCCGGATAGCGGACCGCTTCCTGCTCTTCTCCATGGAGCGGTACTGGCACACCCGCTGCCTGAAGTGTTCCTGCTGCCAAGCCCAGCTGGGCGAGATCGGCACCACCTGCTACAGCAAGGGCGGCATGATCCTCTGCCGGAACGACTACATCAG GCTGTTCGGACACAGCGGGGCTTGCAGCGCCTGCGGCCAGTCCATCCCCGCCAGCGAGATGGTGATGCGGGCGCAGGGCAACGTGTACCACCTCAAG TGTTTCACTTGCGCTACCTGCCGAAACAGGCTGGTGCCGGGCGACCGCTTCCACTACGTCAACGGCACCATCTTCTGCGAGCACGACCGGCCAGGCGGGGCCCTGCTGAGCAGTCACCTGCCCCCCCTGCAGAGCAACACAGTACTTCCAGACCAGAAG GTGTGCTGA